From a single Actinomyces viscosus genomic region:
- a CDS encoding multidrug effflux MFS transporter — MTSTPGAPADSGLRATFPTTLLIALAALAAVAPLATDAYLPAFAQMADDLGVSASSVQLTMTTFLVGIALGQLTIGVLSDRFGRRPLLLWGSVLALAASIGAALAPSLPVLLGARFLQGLGGAAGMVLGRAVISDRSRGITATQALSVVMAIQGIAPVVAPILGGVLVEPIGWRGILGVVAAFTGVLVLMVALWVPESLPVEQRHDGGLRILLDGTRELARDHVLVRLLLINALSFGLLMAYLSAAPFVLRNVLGMGTVAYTAVFGLCGATVTVTIAVAASLVRRFSQARQVRVGLIAGLAVDVVFAAVCLIWLREPVTGAGRVPLMVAVVALFLAHVACLGLSMGNAPALALDRTGRWAGTGSALLGFLQFVVGGLVSPLVGLTGEASGVAFGIVIVVLGVLANALAVFGVHDRGEKERLAAQEAERRTRRLG; from the coding sequence ATGACATCAACGCCGGGCGCCCCCGCCGACAGCGGCCTGAGGGCGACCTTCCCCACCACGCTCCTCATCGCCCTGGCCGCGCTCGCGGCCGTCGCGCCCCTGGCCACCGACGCCTACCTGCCGGCCTTCGCCCAGATGGCCGACGACCTGGGCGTCTCCGCCTCCAGCGTCCAGCTGACGATGACGACCTTCCTCGTGGGGATCGCGCTGGGCCAGCTGACCATCGGGGTCCTGTCCGACCGCTTCGGACGGCGCCCGCTCCTGCTGTGGGGCAGCGTGCTGGCCCTGGCCGCCAGCATCGGCGCCGCCCTGGCCCCGAGCCTGCCCGTCCTCCTGGGCGCCCGCTTCCTCCAGGGGCTCGGCGGAGCGGCCGGCATGGTCCTGGGGCGGGCCGTCATCTCCGACCGCTCCCGCGGGATCACCGCCACCCAGGCCCTCAGCGTCGTCATGGCGATCCAGGGGATCGCCCCCGTGGTCGCGCCGATCCTCGGCGGGGTGCTCGTCGAGCCCATCGGGTGGCGCGGGATCCTGGGGGTCGTCGCCGCCTTCACCGGGGTGCTCGTGCTCATGGTCGCGCTCTGGGTGCCCGAGTCCCTGCCCGTCGAGCAGCGCCACGACGGCGGCCTGCGGATCCTCCTCGACGGCACCCGTGAGCTGGCGCGCGACCACGTCCTCGTGCGCCTGCTGCTCATCAACGCCCTGTCCTTCGGACTGCTCATGGCCTACCTGTCCGCTGCGCCCTTCGTGCTGCGCAACGTCCTGGGGATGGGGACGGTGGCCTACACGGCCGTCTTCGGCCTGTGCGGGGCGACGGTGACGGTGACGATCGCCGTGGCGGCCTCCCTGGTGCGCCGCTTCTCCCAGGCCCGCCAGGTGCGCGTCGGGCTCATCGCGGGGCTGGCCGTCGACGTCGTCTTCGCCGCCGTCTGCCTCATCTGGCTGCGCGAGCCGGTCACGGGGGCGGGGCGGGTGCCGCTGATGGTGGCGGTCGTGGCGCTCTTCCTGGCCCACGTGGCCTGCCTGGGGCTGTCGATGGGCAACGCCCCGGCGCTCGCGCTGGACCGCACCGGCCGGTGGGCGGGAACCGGCAGCGCGCTGCTCGGCTTTCTGCAGTTCGTCGTCGGCGGGCTCGTCAGTCCGCTGGTGGGACTGACCGGGGAGGCCAGCGGCGTGGCCTTCGGCATCGTCATCGTGGTCCTCGGTGTCCTCGCCAACGCCCTGGCGGTCTTCGGGGTGCACGACCGGGGCGAGAAGGAGCGTCTGGCGGCCCAGGAGGCCGAGCGCCGTACGCGTCGCCTGGGGTAG
- a CDS encoding AAA family ATPase, protein MTDPLIASLTRAVEAAPDDVRLRTHLAELLIRTGRNAEAVTHCAIALQHAPTDDAARALMTRALSQQATQVPSEQAPSNAPAPSEVAAPTESGSPEAPVPNGLPPSEGAGGFDWRRAEEDLGGGPAAPFVSSVPSGPSSSDRDLSEPRPVRADGHSQPADWEVERAGVCLADVGGMTEVKNRLEASFLAPMRNPELRRLYGKSLRGGLLLYGPPGTGKTFIARAVAGEMGAGFLSVTISDILDPYIGNSEANLHNIFQQARDHAPCVLFLDELDAIGIKRSLSRHSGIRSTVNQLLEELDGVSSDNEGVYLLAATNAPWDIDPALRRPGRLDRTLLVLPPDEPARAAILHTHLRDRPVEGIDLQALARVTEGLTGADLSHVCDSAAEKALMDSVRTGRPRLMNMQDMYAALKEIRPSTGPWFETARAVVEYSDVSGEYEELREWMKRHRML, encoded by the coding sequence GTGACCGACCCGCTTATTGCCTCTCTGACACGTGCCGTCGAAGCTGCTCCCGACGACGTCCGGCTGCGCACCCACCTGGCCGAGCTCCTCATCAGGACCGGCCGCAACGCCGAGGCGGTCACGCACTGCGCCATCGCCCTGCAGCACGCCCCTACCGACGACGCCGCCCGCGCCCTCATGACCAGGGCGCTCTCGCAGCAGGCCACCCAGGTCCCCAGCGAGCAGGCGCCGTCCAACGCTCCGGCGCCCTCGGAGGTCGCCGCTCCCACGGAGTCAGGGTCACCGGAGGCTCCGGTTCCCAACGGCTTGCCACCATCGGAGGGGGCCGGGGGCTTCGACTGGCGCCGGGCCGAGGAGGACCTCGGCGGCGGACCGGCCGCGCCCTTCGTGTCCTCCGTGCCATCCGGGCCCTCCAGCTCCGACCGGGACCTCTCCGAGCCTCGCCCGGTCAGGGCCGACGGCCATAGCCAGCCGGCGGACTGGGAGGTGGAGCGCGCCGGTGTCTGCCTGGCCGACGTCGGCGGCATGACCGAGGTCAAGAACCGGCTGGAGGCCTCCTTCCTGGCGCCCATGCGCAATCCCGAGCTGCGCCGGCTCTACGGCAAGAGCCTGCGCGGTGGTCTGCTCCTGTACGGCCCGCCGGGGACGGGGAAGACCTTCATCGCCCGCGCCGTCGCCGGTGAGATGGGGGCGGGCTTCCTGTCGGTGACGATCTCCGACATCCTGGACCCCTACATCGGCAACTCCGAGGCCAACCTCCACAACATCTTCCAGCAGGCGCGTGACCATGCCCCCTGCGTCCTCTTCCTCGACGAGCTCGACGCCATCGGTATCAAGCGCTCGCTCTCGCGTCACTCGGGTATTCGCAGCACCGTCAACCAGCTCCTGGAGGAGCTCGACGGCGTCAGCAGCGACAACGAGGGCGTCTACCTGCTGGCGGCGACCAACGCGCCGTGGGACATCGATCCGGCGCTGCGCCGGCCGGGGCGGCTGGACCGGACGCTGCTCGTCCTGCCTCCGGATGAGCCGGCACGCGCCGCCATCCTGCACACCCATCTGCGCGACCGCCCCGTGGAGGGGATCGACCTGCAGGCCCTGGCACGGGTGACCGAGGGGCTGACCGGTGCGGACCTGTCGCACGTGTGCGACTCCGCCGCGGAGAAGGCGCTCATGGACTCGGTGCGCACCGGCCGGCCACGGCTCATGAACATGCAGGACATGTACGCGGCGCTTAAGGAGATCCGCCCCTCGACCGGCCCCTGGTTCGAGACGGCGCGCGCAGTCGTCGAGTACTCCGACGTCTCCGGAGAGTATGAGGAGCTGCGCGAGTGGATGAAACGGCACCGCATGCTATGA
- a CDS encoding FecCD family ABC transporter permease, with the protein MGTPNAQVPSGDAAGGVDDVGDVDAAASGLDDAAAGTAEPPAQATGKEKEAAPADGATTASSAYSAYRRRTLRRIAMLTGLTGLLLAVFLTALMVGPLGFGPGQVLGSLFYADYDPWVANIVVNLRLPPALLAVLVGGALSLAGVQMQTILDNPLAEPFTLGISAASALGAALAIVTGLVLPVATGATLPIAAMTAGLAASLAIAMVSRLPSVTKEMTILLGIALVFSCQALLALVQYRASTESLQQIVFWSMGSLMRATWPAVITVTVALLVATPVFWVNGWRLTAITLGEARAAAMGINVARVRSWTLVGVALLAALSVAFVGIIGFVGLVGPHMARGLVGEDQRFLVPASILAGSTLLTAAHAASQVIVPGVAVPVGILTALVGVPVFLAIIFGRQHSAVRSGS; encoded by the coding sequence ATGGGCACCCCGAACGCTCAGGTCCCCTCCGGTGACGCAGCCGGCGGCGTCGACGACGTCGGCGACGTCGACGCCGCGGCCTCCGGGCTCGACGACGCGGCAGCCGGCACGGCCGAGCCGCCCGCTCAGGCGACCGGGAAGGAGAAGGAGGCCGCCCCCGCGGACGGGGCGACCACTGCGTCGTCGGCCTACTCCGCCTACCGGCGTCGGACCCTGCGGCGCATCGCGATGCTGACCGGTCTGACGGGGCTGCTCCTGGCGGTCTTCCTGACGGCCCTCATGGTGGGGCCACTGGGGTTCGGCCCCGGACAGGTGCTCGGCTCCCTCTTCTACGCCGACTACGACCCGTGGGTGGCCAACATCGTCGTCAACCTGCGCCTGCCCCCGGCGCTGCTGGCGGTGCTGGTGGGCGGGGCGCTGTCGCTGGCCGGCGTCCAGATGCAGACGATCCTCGACAACCCCCTGGCCGAGCCCTTCACCCTGGGGATCTCGGCGGCCTCGGCCCTGGGGGCGGCGCTGGCGATCGTCACCGGGCTCGTGCTGCCGGTGGCCACCGGGGCGACCCTGCCGATCGCGGCGATGACGGCCGGCCTGGCGGCCTCCCTGGCCATCGCGATGGTCTCGCGCCTGCCCTCGGTGACCAAGGAGATGACGATCCTGCTGGGCATCGCACTGGTCTTCAGCTGTCAGGCGCTCCTGGCGCTCGTGCAGTACCGCGCCTCCACCGAGAGCCTCCAGCAGATCGTCTTCTGGTCGATGGGCTCCCTCATGCGCGCCACCTGGCCGGCCGTCATCACCGTGACGGTGGCGCTGCTCGTGGCCACGCCCGTCTTCTGGGTCAACGGCTGGCGGCTGACCGCCATCACCCTGGGGGAGGCCCGCGCCGCGGCCATGGGCATCAACGTCGCGCGCGTGCGCTCCTGGACCCTGGTCGGGGTGGCGCTGCTGGCCGCCCTGTCCGTGGCCTTCGTCGGGATCATCGGCTTCGTGGGGCTCGTGGGCCCGCACATGGCCCGCGGCCTGGTGGGGGAGGACCAGCGCTTCCTCGTGCCCGCCTCGATCCTGGCCGGGTCCACTCTGCTGACCGCCGCCCACGCCGCCAGCCAGGTCATCGTGCCGGGAGTGGCCGTACCCGTCGGCATCCTCACCGCGCTGGTGGGCGTGCCGGTGTTCCTCGCCATCATCTTCGGACGCCAGCACTCGGCCGTCAGGAGCGGATCATGA
- a CDS encoding tetratricopeptide repeat protein, whose product MSDDVYTQEMDRADWLVDAGQYERAVQILGRLLAGYPDNAGRTYKALAAAHNSVDRLEDSEAAARRAVAALPNDHNAHRLLAYALIFQNREPEAERSLRTALELAPEDDSLFYLMSTALTRMERTEEALFYAREAVRLSPESADSHAVLAWAQMKTDPETAETALQEALALDPVNEDALLLQFQVLDRRRNYRGATKALAAYTAQTSHHETARNAVDAFLVKGIAFAHIGLFVCVLLLLTLLALVRIADLSSWLLLPPLILTAALTYRTTAARIQSFRLAFTNRSRRILRSFIRHHPFLSLWTAAVAVLWVGLAVGFVRTIQGNDVVLISAAGATFGLTALYCVCISLTNRHRRRSS is encoded by the coding sequence ATGAGTGACGACGTATACACCCAGGAGATGGACCGGGCCGATTGGCTCGTCGACGCCGGCCAGTACGAGCGGGCCGTGCAGATCCTCGGCCGTCTGCTCGCCGGCTACCCGGACAATGCTGGTAGGACCTACAAGGCTCTGGCGGCGGCGCACAACAGCGTGGATCGACTCGAGGACTCTGAGGCCGCGGCTCGCAGAGCGGTCGCGGCACTGCCGAATGATCACAACGCCCATCGGCTCCTGGCCTACGCCCTGATCTTCCAGAACAGGGAGCCCGAGGCGGAGCGCTCGCTGAGAACCGCCCTGGAACTGGCCCCCGAGGACGATTCGCTGTTCTATCTCATGTCCACGGCACTGACCAGGATGGAGCGCACGGAGGAAGCACTGTTCTACGCGCGCGAAGCGGTCAGACTCTCACCAGAGTCGGCCGACAGCCACGCGGTTCTGGCGTGGGCCCAGATGAAGACGGACCCGGAGACCGCGGAAACCGCTCTTCAGGAGGCGCTGGCACTGGATCCTGTGAACGAAGACGCTCTGCTCCTCCAGTTCCAGGTACTCGATCGCCGCAGGAACTACCGTGGAGCCACCAAGGCCCTTGCCGCATACACGGCCCAGACCTCCCACCATGAAACTGCACGTAACGCGGTCGACGCCTTCTTGGTGAAGGGCATCGCCTTCGCTCATATCGGATTATTCGTTTGCGTCCTGCTCCTGCTCACGCTCCTCGCTCTTGTCAGGATCGCAGATCTGAGCAGTTGGCTTCTTCTTCCCCCACTGATTCTCACAGCAGCCCTCACGTATCGGACGACAGCCGCACGTATTCAGTCTTTTCGACTCGCGTTCACGAATCGCAGCCGACGGATACTGCGCTCTTTCATTCGACATCACCCATTCCTGAGCCTATGGACCGCAGCTGTCGCAGTTCTCTGGGTGGGGCTCGCTGTCGGCTTCGTCCGTACGATCCAGGGGAACGATGTCGTTCTCATCAGCGCCGCTGGAGCTACTTTTGGTCTCACTGCGCTCTACTGCGTCTGCATCTCACTTACGAACCGTCACCGACGCCGGAGCAGCTGA
- a CDS encoding serine/threonine protein phosphatase, with the protein MSAQSEAQADLPAPEDVFEHLRREDGEHVGYIEMTDDGRFIPYDLLWTRRGAATDLDEAEAVLDAIGLRLLAEDWLLQEQDPQTGEETWARVRIREIHRDRVVVSRAMEDLSAGIAKSVDLIGAIELPLPTTRLRAAP; encoded by the coding sequence ATGAGCGCCCAGTCCGAGGCACAGGCCGACCTTCCCGCGCCCGAGGACGTCTTCGAGCACCTGCGCCGCGAGGACGGTGAGCACGTGGGATACATCGAGATGACCGATGATGGCCGGTTCATCCCGTACGACCTGCTGTGGACCCGCAGGGGCGCGGCAACGGACCTCGACGAGGCCGAGGCGGTCCTGGACGCGATCGGCCTGCGGCTCCTGGCGGAGGACTGGCTCCTTCAGGAGCAGGATCCGCAGACGGGCGAGGAGACCTGGGCGCGCGTCAGGATCCGCGAGATCCACCGGGACCGCGTGGTCGTGTCCAGGGCGATGGAGGACCTGTCGGCCGGCATCGCCAAGTCCGTGGACCTCATCGGCGCCATCGAGCTGCCTCTGCCGACGACGCGGCTGCGTGCAGCCCCCTGA
- a CDS encoding ABC transporter substrate-binding protein has product MRRRTLLMALPLTAVLASCGVTSRAGKSSSGGASAGASGGGFEVTDITGRKVTFETQPTNIVLSESRHVYSLAFLNKANPIDKVVAWGEDLQKAAPDFYDKVVAVAPKAAELPTIGSIAKDNLPIETLVKYKPDVFVMTLDVYNAAKEKGYLDKLDGQKITYVVTDFRRDPVKNTVPSVTLLGALFDRRKEAEAFVSFYKQQVDPVVEKAKSLTTKPTTFLWRGPGVNDPGSTYSTANLGAIVTATGGTNIADSLLSGEEGVLTPEQVIASNPQNIIATGGEWQNQKIKDTAQTSYVHLGYKADDASAKASLEQLRNQPGYDQIQAFTDRRVYGIYHQFYDAPYNFIAYLTFAKWQNPEAFADIDPETVWKDFHEQYMPWKAEGVFFTSI; this is encoded by the coding sequence ATGCGCCGTCGTACCCTCCTCATGGCCCTTCCCCTCACCGCCGTGCTCGCCAGCTGCGGAGTCACCTCCCGCGCCGGCAAGAGCTCCAGCGGCGGCGCGTCCGCAGGCGCCTCAGGCGGTGGCTTCGAGGTCACCGACATCACCGGCCGCAAGGTCACCTTCGAGACCCAGCCCACCAACATCGTCCTGAGCGAGTCCCGGCACGTCTACTCCCTGGCCTTCCTCAACAAGGCCAACCCCATCGACAAGGTGGTCGCCTGGGGCGAGGACCTGCAGAAGGCCGCCCCGGACTTCTACGACAAGGTCGTCGCCGTCGCCCCCAAGGCCGCCGAGCTGCCGACCATCGGCTCCATCGCCAAGGACAACCTCCCCATCGAGACCCTCGTCAAGTACAAGCCCGACGTCTTCGTCATGACCCTGGACGTCTACAACGCGGCCAAGGAGAAGGGCTACCTCGACAAGCTCGACGGCCAGAAGATCACCTACGTCGTCACCGACTTCCGCCGTGACCCGGTCAAGAACACCGTCCCCTCGGTCACCCTCCTGGGAGCCCTGTTCGACAGGCGCAAGGAGGCCGAGGCCTTCGTCTCGTTCTACAAGCAGCAGGTCGACCCCGTCGTCGAGAAGGCGAAGTCCCTGACCACCAAACCCACCACCTTCCTGTGGCGCGGCCCGGGCGTCAACGACCCCGGCTCCACCTACTCCACCGCCAACCTGGGCGCGATCGTCACCGCCACCGGCGGCACCAACATCGCCGACAGCCTCCTGTCCGGCGAGGAGGGCGTCCTCACCCCCGAGCAGGTCATCGCCTCCAACCCCCAGAACATCATCGCCACCGGCGGCGAGTGGCAGAACCAGAAGATCAAGGACACCGCCCAGACCAGCTACGTCCACCTCGGCTACAAGGCCGACGACGCCTCCGCCAAGGCCAGCCTGGAGCAGCTGAGGAACCAGCCCGGATACGACCAGATCCAGGCCTTCACCGACCGGCGCGTCTACGGCATCTACCACCAGTTCTACGACGCCCCCTACAACTTCATCGCCTACCTCACCTTCGCCAAGTGGCAGAACCCCGAGGCCTTCGCCGACATCGACCCGGAGACCGTCTGGAAGGACTTCCACGAGCAGTACATGCCGTGGAAGGCCGAGGGCGTCTTCTTCACCTCCATCTGA
- a CDS encoding ABC transporter ATP-binding protein → MSLTLDNLTFSYGRRAVLKGVDATWETGQMVGLLGPNGAGKSTLVTCVAQLRRYLGEITFEGHRGRDLRGMIGYMPQGLPGDAALTALESVLTASRRGMTWHTSRADIDLAWGALDELGVAELADRPLGQLSGGQRQLVALAQTLVRRPGLILLDEPTSALDLRRQVSVLSHVHRICHRDTGRLAVVALHDLNLAARFCDRLAVLADGKVLAEGPPAEVLQPDILAEVYGLRVRIVPDGDHVMVAPETDQDA, encoded by the coding sequence ATGAGCCTGACACTGGACAACCTCACCTTCTCCTACGGCAGGCGGGCGGTTCTCAAGGGCGTCGACGCCACCTGGGAGACAGGACAGATGGTCGGCCTGCTCGGCCCCAACGGGGCCGGCAAGTCCACCCTGGTCACCTGCGTGGCCCAGCTGCGCCGCTACCTGGGGGAGATCACCTTCGAGGGCCACCGGGGCCGGGACCTGCGCGGCATGATCGGCTACATGCCGCAGGGCCTGCCCGGCGACGCCGCCCTGACCGCCCTGGAGTCGGTGCTCACCGCCTCGCGGCGCGGCATGACCTGGCACACGAGCCGGGCCGACATCGATCTGGCCTGGGGCGCCCTGGACGAGCTCGGCGTGGCCGAGCTCGCCGACCGGCCGCTGGGCCAGCTCTCCGGCGGGCAGCGCCAGCTCGTCGCCCTGGCCCAGACGCTCGTGCGCCGGCCCGGGCTCATCCTGCTCGACGAGCCCACCTCCGCCCTCGACCTGCGCCGCCAGGTCTCGGTGCTCTCCCACGTGCACCGGATCTGCCACCGGGATACCGGACGCCTCGCCGTCGTCGCCCTGCACGATCTCAACCTGGCGGCCCGCTTCTGCGACCGCCTCGCTGTGCTCGCCGACGGGAAGGTCCTGGCCGAGGGGCCGCCCGCCGAGGTGCTCCAGCCCGACATCCTCGCCGAGGTCTACGGCCTACGGGTGCGGATCGTGCCCGACGGCGACCACGTCATGGTCGCCCCCGAGACAGATCAGGACGCCTGA